ACGCTCAGTGCATCGACCCCCACCGCGCGGATCGCATCCACCGCCGGTGCGGCGGTGGCGTTGCGGGCCACCCGGCCCAGGGTGTTGCCGCGCACGTCGCCGCGTTGCACCCGGGTGAGTTGGATGGCGGCATAGGCGTCGTTGCCGCCGGTCACCGCCTGGCCGATATCGAGGCATTGGTTGGAGGACAGGGTGAGCGTCGCGATGGAGGCGGCCTCGCTCATCACGAACACCCCCAGGCCGATGGCGTCGATCTGGTTGTCCTGGATCAGCGCGCTGCCCACCGCCTGGGTCTGGCGGATGGCGTTGCCCTGCAGGTTGCGCAGGCGGTTGGCGCGGATGCGCACGGTGTCGATGGCTACCGGGTCGAGGCCTTCGACCAGGGCGATGCCGTCGCCGCTGCGCTCGCCCAGCCCGGCGATCTCGTTGCCTTCGATGGTGAGCCCGTCCACCCCCGCCTGGATACCGTCGCCGGTGGTGTAGAGGGTGTTGTCGCGGATGTCGAAGGCCGAGCCGGGTAGCACCGCGCCGGTGGCGACGATGGCGCTGCGGTTGCCGTTGAGCATGAGGTTGCCGCCCACCTGCGTGGTGCCGTAGTGCAGGCTGGTGTCGCCGAAATGCACCGCGCTCTGGCTGCAGAAGAACAGGTTGCGCCGTATCCGCAGCTCGCCGGTGAGGGTGTAGTTCGCCCCCTCGGTGGCCAGGGCGCCGATGCCCCGTTCGGCCACGATGGCGCAGTCGCTCACGCTCACGCCGAGTACGCTCCCCGACAGGCCGATGCCGAGGCTGGTGCCGTCGCCCACCGCGAAACCGAGCACGTTGATGTGCTCGCAGCGCAGATCCACGGTGGTGCGCGCGGCGATCATGGGGGTGAAGCCCGAATTGCTGCCCGAGCCGATCAGGGTCAGGTTCTGCAGAGCGATGCCGCTGGTATCGGCGATGTCGACGAGCCCGCCGGTCTGGCGGGCCTGGAGGATGGTCGCCCAGCCCTGGCCACGGATGCGCAGGGAGCGGCCGTCGTGGATGTTGAGGGGGGTGTCGATGGCGTAGCTGCCGATGCCCAGGCAGACGGTGCCGCCGCTGTCCTTGATGCCGTCGATGGCCTGCTGGAGGGTGTGGGTGCCGTTGTTGTGGTCCTCGGCGCTCACGCACACGGTGCAGTCGCAGCCGCCGCCGTCGGCGATCGGCGGCCACAGGGTGCGGCAGTCGGTCTCGCCGTCGGGCAGGTCGACCACGGCCAGGCGGGCGTAGTGGTGGTGGATACCCAGCGGCGGCGCCGCATCGAGGATCTCCACGCTGGCATCGGTGGTGCGCGCGGCAACCACCCAGTAGTCACCGCTGTGAAACGCGCCGTTCGCCTCCGCCAGAGTGAATTCCACCACGATGCCGTCCTCGAGGAACAGGCGGGTGCCGGCGGGGGGAATCTCGATCTCGCCGGTGGCGCCGAGGGCATTGAGGTCGGCCACCACGGTGCCGTCTTCCTGGTGGATCTCGCCCGCCTGATCCCAGCGGCGCACGCGGGTGTTGCGCAGCGCGTCGGTGGCGTCCTGGCCGTCGGTGGGGAACAGGCCTGCCGTCAGCGGTGCTTCGAAGGTAAGCGTGCGCGCGACCGGGTCGACGCCCTGGCTGGGGCTGATCCGGCGCAGCTCGCCGGGCTGCCCGTGCAGTTCGCGCCAGTCGTCGGTCACCTCCACCCAGTCGCCGGCATGGAAGCTCAGCACCTCGTCACGGCCGATGCTCTCGACGGTGATGGTGGTGCGGGCGCTGTCGATGTGGGTGACGCGGGAGGCCACGCTGGCGTTGTCGCGCGACCACTTGAAGGTGGCCGTGCCGAGCGCGCCGCCGGTATGCACCTCGACCCGGTAGAGCTGGTTTTCCAGGCCCCGATAACCGGCCGCCGGGGCGATCCGGCACGGGTCCGGCTCGAAGCTCGGGGTGGCGGTGCCGGTGCTCAGGCGGGCGGCCGAGGGGGCGGTGGCGGCCTGCCAGCCGGGGATGTCCGCGTCCGCAGTGGCGCAGCTGATGTCGCCCACGTCCTCGAGCAGCTTGACCTGCCACACGGTCTGCAAGCGGCCGGTGCTGTCCACGCCGACGGCCGGTTCGACCAGCGCCGGGTCTTCCACCGCGGTGATGTCCCGCTGCCACACGTCCACATAGACCAGATGGCGGCCACTCTGAGGCACGGCGGGGGGATCGGGAAGATAGGGCTGGGCGGTGTAGTCGAGCGCGGTGGTGCCCGCCAGCTCGGCCAGGGTCGGGTCCCAGGCATCGGGCGCGCCGCCGTGGTTTTCGGCCAGCAGCCCGTCCACGTACATGCGCCCGGGGCCGATGGTGAGCGCCCCGCCGGCCGCGTCGATGTGGAAGCCGTCCGGGGTGGTGCGCGGCACCACGCTGCCATTGAAGGTGTCCACCGTGCCGGCCTGGATGCGCCGGGCCAGTTGGGCCACCCATTCGTTCCAGTCGGCGTCCAGCTGGACCCGGCCCTGCTGCATGACGACGCCGAGAAAGTCCCGGCGGGCGTCGAAGCGGATGCGGCTCAGATCGAAACTCATGATGCGGACTCCTCCCTTACGATTCGTAGAAAATGCCGGCGTGCAGGCCCACCCGCAGGTATTCGGCGAGGCGGATGTTCAGGTTGGTTTCGCGCTGCGCACCGTGCAGCTGATGAAAGACGCCCATCTCGCTCTCGTCGTCGGCCCCGCGCAGGATCGGCGCCGGGGTGCTGCCGGCCAGTTGGCCGTAGGCCGGCGTGCCGTAGCGCAGGGACGAAAAATGCGGGGCGATCCGGCCTGCCGTGGCGGCCGAGTCGGGCTGGCAGCGATGCCGGGCCGGGACGATGGAGGCGAACGGCAGCCACGAGAAACGCACGCAGCCGACCTGCTTGCGCCGCGTGCGCACCGGCGCCGTCCAGCTGTCGCCGGCGGCCAGCGCCGCCAGCAGAATGCTGTTGGAGACCAGCTCGAACTGGGTCGCATGGATCTTGCCGACGACCGTGCTGGCCACCACCGACAGCGTGCCGCCGGGCGCGTCGCCATCGGCCGCGGCGAAGGCGGGCAGGGTGGTGTCATTGGCATCGACGAGACTGTCGCCGATGCGCATGGCGGCATGTGTGTGGACCCGCAGCGCACCGGTGATGCAGGCGTCCACGCTGGCTTCGACGCCGGCAATGTCGATGAGCACGCTGACCGCGCCCGGCTGGGTCGGCGCGCCGTCGGCCGTCAGGCGGCGGCCCGGCACCAGGGTGCAGTGGATCAGATCGAGGCGGCCGAGCGCGTTGGTGCCGGTGTCGGGCACTTCGAGCCCGGCGCCGGTGATCAGCAGGCCGTTGAGCGTGCATGCGCTGTTGGCGGCGCCGGTGACGCTGAGGCCGCCGAGGTCGAGCACCGGGCGATGGCCGTTGGCCGCGCGGATCTCCACATGGCCGTCGGCCGCCACCGTGATGTCCAGGGTCTCGGTGTAGCGGTCGTTGTCGCGGATCTCGACCACCCCGTCGCCGGCGATGGCGCCGAGGGCGCTGGTGATGTCGGCGAACTCCGCCGCGCTCGGGTCGGCGGCGCTGACGGTGACCACGGTGGTGCTGTCTTCCGGCGTGGGCAGGGCATCGCCGCGCTCGTATTCGCCGCCGCCGATGTCCGCCGCAAAGCCTTCGTGCCAGGTCACCCGGACTTCGGCCGGATCGGCGGCGTCGGCGGGCAGGGCGATGCGGCCCAGCGCCGGGTCGATGGCGTAGGTGCCGTCGGCCGGGGGCGTGTGCGCCCAGCTGCCGCCGTCGTCGCCCAGATGGCACACGCGGATGGCGCTGCGCTCGATCTCGACGCCGTCCACCCACAGCACCAGGCTCGGATGGGCGTTGTCGATGGGCTCGCCGGCGCCGGGGCGGGCCGCGTAGTAGCGCGGCAGGCGTTCGTCCAGGCGGCGGCGCGACAGGGGCAGGGGCACGTTGTCCGGTTCGGCCAGGTGGGTGATGTCGTCTTCGGCCTGCGGGCAGTTGTACAGCGGCAGGTCATGCCCCAGCGGGCTGAAGCGGTAGCGGCGCGGCCCGTCGCGCAGGGCCGGGGCGAAGGTGCGCGAGTACGCCTGGATGCGCCACAGGTGCAGGCCGATGTTGGGAATGTTGTGCCGGCCCCGGCGCGATTCGATGCGGCGCACATCGACGCTGCGGTTGGCCGACTCGAAGGCGGTGCCGATCCATTCGAGCGCGGCGCCCTGGCGCAGGTCGGGGCTGTGATGG
The nucleotide sequence above comes from Nitrogeniibacter mangrovi. Encoded proteins:
- a CDS encoding DUF6519 domain-containing protein, whose protein sequence is MSFDLSRIRFDARRDFLGVVMQQGRVQLDADWNEWVAQLARRIQAGTVDTFNGSVVPRTTPDGFHIDAAGGALTIGPGRMYVDGLLAENHGGAPDAWDPTLAELAGTTALDYTAQPYLPDPPAVPQSGRHLVYVDVWQRDITAVEDPALVEPAVGVDSTGRLQTVWQVKLLEDVGDISCATADADIPGWQAATAPSAARLSTGTATPSFEPDPCRIAPAAGYRGLENQLYRVEVHTGGALGTATFKWSRDNASVASRVTHIDSARTTITVESIGRDEVLSFHAGDWVEVTDDWRELHGQPGELRRISPSQGVDPVARTLTFEAPLTAGLFPTDGQDATDALRNTRVRRWDQAGEIHQEDGTVVADLNALGATGEIEIPPAGTRLFLEDGIVVEFTLAEANGAFHSGDYWVVAARTTDASVEILDAAPPLGIHHHYARLAVVDLPDGETDCRTLWPPIADGGGCDCTVCVSAEDHNNGTHTLQQAIDGIKDSGGTVCLGIGSYAIDTPLNIHDGRSLRIRGQGWATILQARQTGGLVDIADTSGIALQNLTLIGSGSNSGFTPMIAARTTVDLRCEHINVLGFAVGDGTSLGIGLSGSVLGVSVSDCAIVAERGIGALATEGANYTLTGELRIRRNLFFCSQSAVHFGDTSLHYGTTQVGGNLMLNGNRSAIVATGAVLPGSAFDIRDNTLYTTGDGIQAGVDGLTIEGNEIAGLGERSGDGIALVEGLDPVAIDTVRIRANRLRNLQGNAIRQTQAVGSALIQDNQIDAIGLGVFVMSEAASIATLTLSSNQCLDIGQAVTGGNDAYAAIQLTRVQRGDVRGNTLGRVARNATAAPAVDAIRAVGVDALSVDGNRLFGIGPDRSAGPVTAIRVRPPFDRLAIDDNQVDRRADAGQNLVPADWQAIRITRPALGGVAHLGFATAFEAAETSYLLTLNRLVALPVARPDLSIRGNRLRGELLGERLGECANVDHLLFADNACEMSGGGKAPLIGQFAARTLTASNNRLIAPGDADTLHLHPGQQRAIVMGNTSTGNIRVPGGAPVPADPLLTNIIGT